The Flavobacterium jumunjinense genome segment TCGTGTATCTATTTTACCTACATTATATGGGGAAAAAATTGTAATGCGTTTATTAGGTCAAGATGCTTCAAATATCGATTTGAAATCATTGGGTTTCCAGCAAGAAGAACTAACAGGTTATTTAGAAGCGGTTAAAAAACCAAACGGAATTATCCTTATTAGTGGTCCAACAGGTTCTGGTAAAACCACTACACTATACGCAACATTACGCTTATTAAACGATAGTAGAAGAAATATTGTAACCGTAGAAGACCCTATTGAATATACGCTAAAAGGAATTAACCAAGTACAATTAAAAGAAGACATTGGACTAACTTTTGCCTCCGCTTTAAAATCGTTTTTGCGTCAAGATCCTGATGTGATTATGCTTGGAGAAATTCGTGATTCCGAAACAGCATTAATGGCAATTAGAGCTTCTTTAACAGGACATTTGGTACTGTCAACAATTCATACCAATTCTGCTATTGGAACAGTTTCAAGGCTAATTGACATGGGTGTTCCTCCATATCTTATTTCAGAAACATTAAATCTATCAGTTGCACAACGATTAATTCGTAAATTATGTAATCATTGCAAGGAAGAAACTACTATCGATGAAAAAGATTTTCCAAGTAGTTTTTCAATTCCATACCAAGTTGAAAAAGCCTATAAACCTGTTGGTTGCAATGAATGTTTTCATTCGGGTTATAAAGGAAGAACTGCCATCTACGAAGTGATTAATATTACAAATGACATTGCAAATGCAATAAAAAGTAATACTATTGCAACTTATTTTGAAAATGACGAAAATTATAAATCGCTTCCAGAAAAAGCGTATGATGTTTTGGCCAAAGGAGAAACATCGTTAGACGAGATATACTCTATATTATTAA includes the following:
- a CDS encoding GspE/PulE family protein, which gives rise to MEEIIIPNENLHILSADLANYYKVLPKKSNSDTIILYCLENKNTTEVKEELELLLGKKVSLLSYSEIEINKALSIYYRKERIENSKKTFSIDSGDFLENLLSEAKGLKSSDIHCEVYEDSARIRFRIDGQLIERYKIERENYLELVNKIKIRSKLNITEKRLPQDGRITTTTFDIRVSILPTLYGEKIVMRLLGQDASNIDLKSLGFQQEELTGYLEAVKKPNGIILISGPTGSGKTTTLYATLRLLNDSRRNIVTVEDPIEYTLKGINQVQLKEDIGLTFASALKSFLRQDPDVIMLGEIRDSETALMAIRASLTGHLVLSTIHTNSAIGTVSRLIDMGVPPYLISETLNLSVAQRLIRKLCNHCKEETTIDEKDFPSSFSIPYQVEKAYKPVGCNECFHSGYKGRTAIYEVINITNDIANAIKSNTIATYFENDENYKSLPEKAYDVLAKGETSLDEIYSILL